The Hyphococcus flavus genome contains a region encoding:
- a CDS encoding protein kinase domain-containing protein: MSKNNSFGLSKGDRLTWRYEVIERIGAGTEGEVYKIREKATGLTRAAKLYFKSKEHNSKRFIRYARKLDALRDCDIVVKYLHAEEVWINDRFIYCLISEYFAGAILEDMLKGYRGGRMPPFEALNLIHALTTGIEEIHARKEFHGDLHKGNIFVERNGVFFRLRTIDFHEWGRTPATERRADVLAIARLLYDIVGGRDHYKKQPQAIRDICMGNRSDLILKKFPTVFHLRAHLETFEW, translated from the coding sequence ATGAGCAAGAATAACTCTTTCGGCCTTTCCAAAGGCGACCGGCTGACCTGGCGCTATGAGGTGATCGAGCGCATCGGCGCTGGCACCGAGGGCGAGGTCTATAAAATCCGCGAGAAAGCAACGGGCCTCACCCGTGCGGCGAAGCTTTATTTCAAATCGAAAGAGCACAATTCGAAACGGTTCATCCGTTATGCGCGCAAGCTCGACGCCTTGCGCGATTGCGACATTGTCGTGAAATACCTCCACGCTGAGGAAGTGTGGATCAACGACCGTTTCATCTATTGCCTGATCAGCGAATATTTCGCCGGCGCCATTCTGGAGGACATGCTGAAAGGCTATCGCGGCGGGCGTATGCCGCCGTTTGAGGCGCTTAACCTTATTCATGCGCTGACGACCGGAATTGAAGAAATTCACGCGCGTAAAGAGTTCCACGGCGATCTTCACAAGGGAAACATTTTCGTCGAACGCAACGGCGTTTTCTTTCGCCTGCGCACCATCGATTTTCACGAATGGGGCCGCACCCCGGCGACGGAACGGCGCGCGGACGTTCTCGCCATCGCGCGGCTTTTATACGATATTGTCGGCGGGCGCGATCACTACAAGAAACAGCCGCAAGCGATCCGCGACATCTGCATGGGCAACCGCTCGGACTTAATTCTCAAAAAATTCCCGACGGTGTTTCACCTGCGCGCGCATCTCGAGACGTTTGAGTGGTGA